From Triplophysa dalaica isolate WHDGS20190420 chromosome 24, ASM1584641v1, whole genome shotgun sequence:
ATGCCCGTCCTGAGGAAGCCAGCTGGCATGAGGATTTTGCAAATGTATATCACGAACTGATCCACTCTCCAGCCTCAGAGACACTCCTCAATCTGGAGCACAGTTACTTTGTCAGCGTCTCTGAGCTTATCAGTGAGAGAGACATGGAACTCAAGAAACTTCAAGAGAGGTGTGTGAGTCCTACTGCAATTCTGTTTAAGGAAGGAAAATGTCAAGGGTTGTAATTTGGATGATTTGAACGTATTCTATAGTGAGCAGGTGCAAAgattaaaagataaaaactgttgttttttattgcagAGTATATAAAGTcccaaatgttttcataaaaaactggatcatatttttaattatgttcTTGCTTTTTACTGCTAGAGTAAATTTACACTTGAATATATTCTCACAGGCAGGCTGCTGAGATGGATAAAGTCATGCAGGAGCTTGGAAAGACTTTATGTGACCAAGATGTAAATACAGTGGCTGCCCAGCACTTTGAGGCACAACAggtgaaacaaatgaaaaactctTGAAACTACTTCTGTTTACTAGAGTAATGAAGAACATCATGGCTTATGTCTGTTCGGTTTGCTCTGACAAAAAAAGGTTCTGGAAAACAAGTGGGCCAGTGAACTGAAACAAGTTACAGGTATCCAGAAACACGAGTATCAGGAGTGGGTGATGAAGCTTCACCGAGACCTTCAGAATCCTAATAACAGCTCAATCACGTGAGTATAGGATAGCAAGAAGATGCAAAGAGCTAGcctttatttcattaaaatttgatcatttaaatataatattttaacataaaaaaagaaatctggtGTAATGTCAGCAATAATTGCACTTATATAGCATGCTAATCAGCAGATTCACTTCCAGATTCCAGTAATGTACTACATTAGATTAGATGTATCACTACTGGCCAATCAGATTTCAAGTCCGCTTCATTTTGACAGCGACATCatattaattgaacaactttgtttgttgttgtgattGATTGCGTGACTTCAGAAAGTGAGACTGTTATCTGTGTTTCAGCGAGGAGCTCAAGGTGCAGTCCGGACAGCTAGGAGAGGGAGGGGAGGTGGGGGCTCGGATCTTCGAGGAACAGCGACAGCTGGAGGAGAGCTTCACCATCCACTTAGGTATGGCTTCTTCTTGGCAACCCCGGCAGTACAAAACGAAGTGTAAAAATACCCGCTCACTATAAACAGGTTTAAAGTAATTTACGCCCACTTAGCTGTTTTCTGAGTTTTTGAAACACAATTTTGTGCCTGTTTGCACTTGTTACATGAGGCGATTCGATTTTCACGAAGTATAAACATTTAGGACACACACATAAGTGCATCGATgcatctaaataaataaataaaacatttatgaatatgGCTATTGATGTATATTATTCAGGGGCTCAGCTTAAGACCATGCACAACCTGCGGCTTGTGCGATCTGACGTGCTGGACTTTTGTAAGCACCGTCGCCATAGCAGCAGTGGGGTTAAACTGCGGCGACTGCAGACCGCTCTCTCGTTGTACTCCACTTCACTCTGCGGCCTGGTGCTGCTGGTCGACAACAGAGTCAATTCATACAGCGGCATAAAAAGAGGTACAGCCACTTTGACGCAAGTCTAAAGGAGCCAATCAGAATTCACCTCTAAAAATTGAATCcttatttgtttgtatgttaTCAGACTTTGCCACAGTGTCCCAAGAATGCACGGATTTCCACTTCCCTAGGCTGGATGAGCAGCTGGAAATCATCCAGCAGGTGGTGCTGTATGCCCGAGCTCAGCGCAGCAGCAAGCAGAAAGAGCAGCCGGGTGAGTGACAGaacaactgtgtgtgtttgtgtccatCCAAAACTAGGACCTCTGCATTGCACCATCAGATATCCAACTTCAATCCTTCCGCGAGGAAGTGTTTAGTTTCATTCGACTGGAGCTAGCTACATTGTAACTATACAAATTTTTTCGAGATGCGCAAATGTTTGGCCAGAGAAAATAATGTGCTTACATAGTTTTGCATTTTGCTGATTGTTTATGATAACTGTTTCGTTACTTATGAACATTAGGTATGTTTGTTATTGAGAATGAAATCACCAACGTCTAGATTAAATTTTTGTTGCACATGTGCATGATAATGCGTGTCTTCATTTTTAATACAGAAATTTTGTTGACTTTTTTAAAGAGATGCCAAGAAATGGAAGTAGCGAAGACAAAAATAAGATGATAGACAGAAATTCTTCCAACATTCTTCCAGGTAAATTAAATTGCATTATCATGTATGTTTAAGAGCCGATAAGTGTGGTTATAATAGT
This genomic window contains:
- the c24h12orf4 gene encoding protein C12orf4 homolog, whose product is MRKSKRKTNTIEKEFVFEFKAGKHHCVLKVPLQFPLKENVNDLHGRIVLLHNIPCFVENELKTRLVSFIEGETLVDYDRDAEAALQRLTTGEVDINKLTNVWAKVYSETTLEHARPEEASWHEDFANVYHELIHSPASETLLNLEHSYFVSVSELISERDMELKKLQERQAAEMDKVMQELGKTLCDQDVNTVAAQHFEAQQVLENKWASELKQVTGIQKHEYQEWVMKLHRDLQNPNNSSITEELKVQSGQLGEGGEVGARIFEEQRQLEESFTIHLGAQLKTMHNLRLVRSDVLDFCKHRRHSSSGVKLRRLQTALSLYSTSLCGLVLLVDNRVNSYSGIKRDFATVSQECTDFHFPRLDEQLEIIQQVVLYARAQRSSKQKEQPEMPRNGSSEDKNKMIDRNSSNILPGEYYISRHSNLSEVHIMFHLCVDDNVRSGNITARDPAIMGLRNILKVCCTHDITTITIPLLLVHDMSEEMTIPWCLKRAELVFKCVKGFMMEMASWDGGISRTVQFLVPQSISEDMFYQLSNMLPQIFRVSSTLTLTSKR